The DNA sequence TGATCATTTGCTCACATTTGTTCATCTAACTAACCCCCTGAAAAAGTTAAAATAAGGAGCCCCTCCTCCATTGCAGCAGTTGGATTATTGCTCTAATTGAAAATTTTAGCAGTTGATTGCAGTCAACCAAAAGAACATTGTACCATCACACCAGAGAACAAAGCTGACTGAAGTACAAAACGAATTAACAaaagtaatattttaataaatatagaaacaatgaataaccGCTACAAGAAAGGATCCTCCACATAAAAGACAATGCATGGCAGACTCGCAGGCTTGTGTACACACCTTCACAGGGAAGTAATAGGAGCGGAAACTGAGATGGTCTCTACCGCAGAGTGGAGGAAATTCAGAGCGCATATGCATCTCCAAGTGCTGGAAGAAGTCGTggtcctgaagggcagagaaagcaaaaaaaaagattttttttaagagaAGAATTTTCCTATGACAAAACcacctaaacaaaacagctctgaaatAAAACCCCCTTGGGCCTATGCAAGGATCACTCAGGTTAGTTAAATGAATCTGCATGACGGCATATATTGTACGTCCTTTTTCAGTTGAAGGAAGTGTTGCAGAAGCACTGAAGCAACATTTTCCCACCATTAGATGAGGTAAAGGAAAAGGAACAAGGGCCCTAGAACAGTAGCAACAGCTCACAGCTCAGGCACTGTTAATTAAATGGTTCTCAATCCGAGTTGTTTTCTCTGCTGCCAACTCACCTGGTCAATCTAAACTGGGCTGGGTTTCCTAAAAGCATCTTGGCACAAAAATGATTCTCAAAATGGTAGAGAAGTCCTCACCCTGAACGGTCTCTCCACTGGGCTGGGATATTAACACTACGGTTGGGAACGTAAATATATTACGTCAGTATTACCGGGTGATGATTACATCAAATCAATCTGTGCCAATTTTCGGTTAAAGCGTAAAAGTCAGTTAACAGTAAGATGCTTTTAGGAAAAAGGGGTTCAGGTCATTGAGAAGCTGGTCCTAAAATGAAGCAGGTTCATATAGGGAGGAAATATTCCATGAGCAGGGTTTAAACCTGtgctttaatttatttttttaaccagcCTCACCTCATGAGATGTAAAGGGCACCAGGATGCCGATGCTTCCTGAAAGAGTAGTATACACTAGAGATTCCGAGCCTCCAGGGATTAGGGTGGTCTTCTGCAGGGACAGAACTGTCTCGCCAATGTGGTAATTCATAATTACCTCAGCCTAGAACATAAAGGAGAGCGCGCAAGGGACTGTTATTGACCCTGTATGGGGATCAGACAGTTATTTGATTATTATGACAATCATGCAAAGTAAACAACGCAAAAAGCTTCAGCTATCAGAAAAACAAGCTATCAGTCATGACTTCACACAATTAACCTTCAAGTGCAGTTCCGTTTGTGGGTGCTTGCCAAAATGGACATACAAGCCAAACTTCCTGACAGAAAGCCAAGGTCAACCCACCCATTCCTCCTCTCACTGGCTTACACACACTTTTGGCATCTCAATAAATTCCCCGACACAAGTCACACAGGGAATTTCCCCAGTGTCCACCTAAGCATTTCCAGGCTCTTGATTTGTTCATTACGATGTCTGGCACAACGACAAGACTTGGTTCTGAGGTCTTTAGGGCCAGACCACAGTGTGGACCCAAGCTAGCCATTCCCGCAGGGCAGGTCTGGGTTTGGGTGTGTGTATTGAAGAAACCACAACACCAGCCagacacaaacactgacccAGAAACAAGACAGTCATGGAGGCAAGGACGACCTGACCCTAACGGAGGCTGCTTGATGCAGTTTTCTCTGACTTTCGGTGTAGATTGAGGGTAGGTGGAGACAGGTACCTTCTGTGATGCTCCATTGAGCAGGCCTCTGTCCCACAATGCTTTGTTCCCTGTGGGGTCCTCATCCACATCATCGCTAGTGTTTGGTGGTAAACGTACCTAGGAGAAGAGGTCATGCATGAGAATAAGCCACCATTTCAAGACCACAAAAAGAATCGCACCCTCGGTTCAGGTTGCTAAGCAGATAACATCCAGGATATCACACTCACAATGCTGATATTTCCAAACTTGTCAGCTGAGGCCATGGTGTCATAGTCGAGGAGGCATGCAGTAGTGACCCAGCGTGGGTGCGTATCATCAGCAAAGATGATGAGCTGGTTCTCGTTGCGCTTGTAGCGTACCCAGAACAGACTCTCCTGGATATCGGACACAATCACTCGTTGGCCGATGGTGTGGATGCCGGTCACCAGGTTTGGAACATgcttcaaaaagacaaaaaggccAGAGAAAACATAGCATATATTTTAGTGTGGGTCCACTGTTTACAAACAACTAGGCACAGTACAAATATTAAATTCCTTAGATTTCCCCAAGACTTTATCTTCATTTACGAATAAGGTCATAGCATGTAGTTTCATGCAGGAACACAATTTTGCGGCAGGGCAGACAATGAACTAATTAATATAAATGGAAGGAGAAGATGGATATTAAAAATCCAAAAATAGTTTGTGGAAACTGGAGGCACAGTGCAATTACAACCTCAGATTAACACATTCCGTAGTCTGCTCAACTAAATTGTATTACTCATTGATCAGCAGTGCACCCCACAACTTTATGATGTTATATTAATGAAGGGGGTATTCAATTCTGATGCAATGGGATGaacaataaataagaaaaattaTATTGTCTGCTCACCTTATTCTCACACTTCCGAAGTAGCTTCTTTTTGCCCAGGTCGTAGATGCGCAGTAGTTTGCCCACACCCACCAACACTCTGCCCTGGAAAGGGGCAATGGCTAGAGGCACATCCTCTACAGGGGTCTGCCAACATACATCATCAACATGAgctttaatattacattaaatagGGATTCAACAATCATAACTTTAGGGTCTATTCAAATTCTGGTTTCATTGCAACCCAACCTGAATTTTACAGGCCCTGTTCTGTAACTTAATTTTCCATTAATACATATTCCATATtggaattattttttattcaacTAAATTTAAAAAGCATCTGAATCATGCTAAACAGTTTGGTGAATGTGGTCTTGAATTGAGTTATCTAAGGCCTTTTTTTGGCCGGGGAATTTAAAGGGTTACCAACACACCAACTATTTTACttaaaaataatacagaactaaactgaaagtaaaagagGTCATTCATATTTGTGATATGAGTATATTAAGATTAGATAAGGGATATTGGACAAAAAAGCTTACTTTCACAAGAAAACAAATAACTAACTCTGAACAAGGGTCAGTTTTATCTGTGCTAATGCTTAATGCTCACAACGTTACAGGGAACAGAGACATGACCGATGGTTAATACAAGACAAACTGGTGGGCTGCCATGCATACATTTCTTTTCACTCACCTTGTGCAAAAACTCTAGCTTGTCTCCTCCCCCCACAAGACGGTAAGTGTAAATGTAGCCACCACCTACTGAGCGTGGGTTAAGGAGCATATCTCTGGCCACACCCACCAGCACATACCAGTCATCGCCCCCATTAGCAAAGCGACATACAGTCACACTGCAAAGACACAAATACACAAGAATGAATCAAAATGAGAGACTGGAGGCGAActacataaaaagaaaaagaatttcTTAACTACTTCCACTACAAATAGACCCAGGCTTTCCCCTGCCTTCCCTCTCTGCTCACCTGAAAGCTGCCTCGTTCTGCTCTAGCTGGACCAAGTCCAAGGTGTTTCCCTGGATAGGATTGACCAGGCGGACCAGTGATGCCCACTGCCCTGACCCAGCCTTAGGGGCACCAAAGATTGCTTCTGGAAGATTCTCATTCAAAAAGGCTGCAGCCATTTCTGCAGCCAACTCCCGTTCATCCTCTCCTGCAGCCTCCACCATTTcctttaaagaagaaaaaaaaaaaaaaaaaggataaaaagagagagcaagagaatgaGAGGCTATTTGAGTTCCTTGCTTCAGCATGTGAATTTTAATTCAAACACTTTAAAAAGATGTCAGGATCAAGTGGCCTAAATGGTGCACAGGAAATTCCAAAGCACTGAATCTCACGACCCTTATTTGGCTCAGATCGAGGCAATGTTCTACTCGCAAACAAAGTCGATGAACGCCGGTACAGTCATCAACTCAAAGACACTCATCATGCAGAATTACCCACTGACAAGTCATTAAGCAACAGACAAGGTGCAACTAAGCAAGTTTTAAATATAATCCACAGGTTGCACTATTACATCAGGTTTCTTCCAAGGAAGGCAAATCTGTAACTGTAAAAATTATGGAGGGGCTCCAACTTCTCAATACCATGAAGTGTCACCTCTAGTAGGCTTTGTGCTCTCACCTCAGCCATCTGCTGCTTACGCTGGGCCTTGGTGGCCTCTGTGTAAGCATTGTGGTCCGTCTCAATGAGAATTAGATTGTTGGTCTCTGGATGGATGACAAATTTGCGTGGTGTGTACTGCAGTGGGAAGGCCACCTGGTTAAAGACTGCACCAAGCTTCTCCAGAGCCAGAATTCtatcaggagagagagaaaaaaaaaaagtcactaatCTGTCATCTGCGTTCAATCTGCACATTCCTAGCGTTCCTCCATGTAAAACGAAAGTCCATTAGTGCAGCCGGGGCACTGCAGAGGATTTTAGACCTTAGTGAAAATATATAAAGGGTCCCACAAttgaacaattctgccaaactactaaattaatacatttttagggcctCCAAAAACTGTACCCCCGAGCAGAGCTACCACATACTTAAGCAATATGAAAATAACGATAAGTAATTATCATAAAAAATAGTTTCAAATTTCCATAAATTATAATTtacataatatatgtatataattacaTGTCAGCAGAGTCAGCATGGGCTACTTGATTACACTGTACCCTAACAGTTCAACCAACTGCAACAAAATGATTCACCCAAAATAATTGTCTAATGGGATGACAACAAGCACTGAAATGAATCCAGGAGCAGACCACAAGAATTCCACAAAAGCCTCAATACTGATATACAGGAAGGCATTACTGTTACCAAAGAAAATACTGGAAATGAATGTTTACAATGACTAGAAAGGAGAAATCAGGCATACGAGCAAACCAGTTAGATATTACCCAAGTAAACAAGCACACAATGACAAGGAAAAGGGGATTTTACCTCAGTGTGTTGGTTGAGATGGCAACTATGCCTTCGGGACACTGCTCGGAGGCAAATCCAGAGGCATACTCCAACGTCTCGTAAGAAAGTGGAGTCAGATGGAAACGGGACTGGTATGAGTAACTCAACCATGACCGGCTAGACATGGCAAGCACCTGAAAAGGcaaaataaacactcttatCTAAAGTGACTtatatttgaatcatgttacacacaTAGGAGAATGTAGgttaggagttttgcccaaggactcttattggggTAGCGTGTGGTGAGTTTTCCTGGTCGGGGAATTTTACACTAGTCTGCAATGAAGAGGGAGGTGTTCTTGCCCACTGCGCTACTGCCACCCACTAAAATACCTAAATCCCATAAACACATTCCAAATGAACCAGGCTTTATACTTTAGTATGTGCCATACACAGCTTCAACTGCTCTTTCGGACAAGTCATACCTACATGAAAATTGTACCAGCTGCTAAAGAGCTTTGACTTGGTAAGCTTCACTgcaaacaataaataattgtGTTTTTTCTGGTCATAAGCTTCGTCTGAAAACTGGTGCATTGCAGCTTGCTGACGAGCTAGCAGGCAAAATAATGTAGCTGAATCAGAGACCACATTATTAATGGGGAACCAGAACTGTTCCAGTAGTTTTAATACACGGTTTTGCTCTTGCAGTTTAGAAAAAGCTTCTTCCATCACAGTTTTCGGGtatgaaaaagaaaacacttcAGGCTGCAATTATTTCTGGGCACGTTCTACTGTTGAAGTCTTTACTTGTGCTTACTCGCCATCATAAACTTTGCTAAAGAGTAAGGGAGTGACCATTAAATGACCATGGCATCATTGACTCCCCTGGTCAAGATTTTTGCAAGGCTATCGGAAGATCCATACATATCAGAGCAACAACTGTAAGGAACCTAACAGCGGCACAGGTAGATACACATGTGCCTGACCCAGCAAGATGGCAACTTTAGCCTAGCAATGACAGAACAAGCCAGCAGGGAGAACACGGTTAACCCCAGCTCTAACAAATCACAGACACAGTCTGCAGGTCTATGTGGCAAACAGGTTCAATTCAGGAATTCAGGCCAACAGAGTTGCCTTTGTTAACAGTGTAATAGGTAATGGTTGCAGAGTACACAAGGACAGCTTGAGGGTCCTAGGCAAGTTTAATTAGGGCAGGCATGTGAGGCTGGGCATCACACTGGCAAAGGGCTGAAACACACTGGACCAGCAACTGTGTGCCATGCTGCCAGAGGACCCATGGCGTTAGACAAGCATCAAAGAATAACATGCTTTAAGTAAATTTCTACTTACAGCTTCTTGGCCCTGCATCCGCACCCTGAAGAGCTTGACAGGGCGAGATCCAAGGTAGCGGGTACGAGTGTCAGACAGGTCTCCAGTTACAGGATCCAGGACAGTACGTAGTAACACACCGTTCTGAAAGACAGACAAGTTGTTAGCCATTTACTACAGACAAATCCAAACAGGGTAAAGACAATAACATTCTGTGGAAATGAGCTGAACCAGGGACAAAACCAGAGCTGTACATCCACCATCCATCTTGAGCAAAGAGCTGTGCAAAGTCTTTACCTGCAAGCCAATATTGAGGTAGAGGAAGCCAATGGTGCCCTTCTCTCCCAGCTCGTCTTGTTTTTCTACGCCTCCCATCTCCACTATACACAAAGACTCCGGCTGTGCAGGCAGAGCCTGCATGCTCAGTGGTTGCAGACAGTCCTGCACCCCACAAAGGCATGGAagagggagtgagtgtgtgcatatgcTTGCTTAAAGACAAACAGTAACATGCCCTCCTTCACAGCAATACAATTTCAAACCCACACAGATCAATACAAACGTATTTACACAAATTGTGTCCACAGAAATAGTCTGTGAAAAAGTGTGGATCCTAGACTAATAagaaaaattaaatgaaaaaggAGCCAGTGATCCTACTAACAGCAGATAAGTGAGATCAACATACCGAGGGGTCCAGGGAGATAATGCGCACGGTGTTGTCCACCAGACCCACAGCCAGGAAACGTGAGCGCTGTTCACCCGGAGGGACGTTAGCAAGGCTCATACACACCACATCCGCAGACATCTCTTTCCTCTCTGTGTATTCATTCAACtgacctgactgcagagagatcGTTGTTAGAGAAATGAGCATCAGCCTGATTAAAGGAACAGCCTCCATATTGTCCATCAAGGTGTTATGCTATGAGACCAACCTAGCTAACAAGCTATAGAACCTTCTAACGCACCAAGCACTGTGCATCCCTATCAGACACAGCTTCAAACAAAGTTAAGTTAGAGGTTGGGAACTGAGAGCCATAGTTTAGTAGCCTCCCTTTCTTAACACACCAAATAAATCTGGTAACCACCAGAGAAGCTGAACCAGGTGTGAGCAGGAAATCTCAAACTTTGCCCACCCCATCTTAAGTCATCTTCAGCGGATTTGGTTTTGAGGTGTTCAACACTATGATTTCCTGTAATCTAGAAAAAGTGCTGTCAATTCAGCCTTCAAGGCTGCTATTTTTAGCTATGATTTTGTGTATTCTTTTAGCTACTTGTCATACAGAGTAAGGCATTAGAAACAAATCTATGATCACTTGATTTGAGCACCTTCAGCTGCACCCCTTAAGGGTTGAGCgtttggggcagtggtgactcagcagtTAAGGACCTGGGTTATTGAAGACAGGATAGTCGGTTCAATAGCAGAGTTAGGTAAGCTGGCACTGTTcaaccctctttgctccccagGTGacagtgatggctgcccactgctgtgcgcatgtgcatgtgtttacTGCACAGATGGTTTAAATAAGAAGGTGAATTTAAACTGTCTCCAACACAAATGACAAACATGGCCGTATTTGTCCCAATTCATGCTAATTTTACAGCTTTTACAGGTATTTTCTACATAGATCATATCAGCAGACTCAATATCTGTATTACAAAAAGTGCCATCTCTCCTCATCATGGTTTGAAATAGGTTTTTCACTGCTTTCTATAATAGAAAGTATTTTGTATAAATCTGTGTGATGATCTTATACTTaccatatttattcatattccTTGCACTCATTTACTGCAcatcacatttttttaaacaaggatACTACTAGCATTTGTTGCCTTCTACTGAGCATTGAAGCAAATCAATGCATCAGTCTTTTATGCTGCAGACTTACCGGGTCCATCTCAAAGTAGACCAGctctcctccagtcagagcgaTGACCACCTGCCGCTGATTGACAGCGCAGCGCACGATAGTCTTCTTCCCCGGAGTCTTCCACTCATTCACACGCTTATCTGCTCGGATGTGGCGGATGCCGTCTGGATAAACCTAGCAGAAAGAGAGGGGGTAATGGAGCAGGACTAAAAGATAAGACCTCAAGAGTATTTTTCTGAAATCTCTGATTCGCACAATGTTTGGTATAATACCAAGCCACAACAGCTATCAACCACAGAGGCACTATACAACCATATTAATGGCCATTACCTGTTaacataatattaatactggCCTTTGCAATACCGAACTCAACACTGCAACGAGAATAAATCCTCTGACCACttagatttttacatttacGACATCTGACTGACACTCTTGTCCAGAGCGACTTGTATGTGTATCATGTTACACAAGCAGCTGAATGTagagttgggagtcttgcccaaggaagCGTAGAATAGCGTTTAAATGGCCAGGGAAATTCAACCCTAGCCTGTAACGTGTTACCAGTGGTATTGCTGAACTCCTGACAGGTGGAGTAGGCATGGCTGGGCATGACAATAGTGTGTCTTAGCTTGTGCCTCAGGAACCTTCATGAAAACATGCACTGAAGTCTCTCTCTTAAAGAACTGAATTGGGAAACAGTATGGCATCTGAGTGGGTGGATGCGAGGCATGCTATTTAGGGTGTGGTTTACAGGTTCTGTTTGAGCTTGAGTTGTTTGTGGttggtttgtgttttttgtttgtttttttatataacaaACATAAGTATAACAGCAAATGTAAAATCACAACTGGGTAGCAGGACTGAAGGCAACTTAATGAACAGACCTGTGCAAAACAGGTACATTACTTACTTGTACCAGAGCATCCTCCCCCAGCAGAGAGCAGGACAAGGTTGGGGTGGTACCCAAGAAACCAGAATCTGTCACCTCTTCAACAGTTTCCCCAATTGACAACACCAGGGTAGCGTTAACGAAGGACACAATGATGTAGGCATCAAACTCATCTGCAAAACGGAAAGCGGACGTTAGTCAATTTGCTCCACACAAAGAAGGAAACTATGGTGTCGGTGTTTCGAAAGCACCTTCCCACATACTAAAATAAGTGACCAACAAATCCGCTTTAGTTTACACTGCATAATGAGGCAAGGGGATATACATTACAGTTCACAGAGGTTCTTTATTTAACTGCAGATATGTTAAACTAGAACAAGCTGCACCACATTGAACACCCATTTATAAAACTAACGTTTATAGAGCTTTTTGCCTATTCTAGGTTATTAGAACTAACAATCACAAGTGAAAATGTCCACATGCTAACTCTGCTACATGCTTTAAAGCATCTTTGCTACGACAAACTGAGCATCTAGCACAGCCATGGGCCCCTTTGCAGCTGCCCAAGACTCCCATAaagcaaaaaactaaaaagtCTATGACGAGATGGCAATGGGTTTTAGGTAGCAGTTTCCTCAGTACATCATTACatcaattaaagcagcattatgtgaactttgcatttcttgctcatgggttccccctacagttgggaagtggaatTAACACTTTGAACAGCGTGTTTATCTGTGTTGCacataaaaacactaaaaaaggACACTTGTAAACTACGCATTTCATGCTCTTTATTTTGCTTTGAAACTGTTGCCTTTTGGCCACTGGCACTGTAGTCCAAGATGTCCGCCTAAAGCCAATAAATGAGCACTAAATTTCTTGGACATTAGGATTATTTTTGGTTCGTCTATTTTTTGTTGTGATGTGATTCATATAAGGCAGCCCCACATCTTTAACCGTTGGCTTTTTTCAGGCAATTtattcacagcaacacattttgACCAGCAGTGCCCAAACACTGGCATTCCACTGTAAAACCTGTACAACCAGGGGCTTTAAGGGTTAAAACTAAGGCCAAGCCACTACACAGATGCAACAGCATGAGAGAGTGTATTTCATGTGCATGGGTGAAATGCCCATGACTACCTACTATGAGCTAATGTGTAACCAAGGTTAAATTCCTTgcacatgtaaacacacactgcaaataAAGTCAGCTTGTGATTTcaagagtgaaagagaggaTTTCTGTCCCCCAGAACAGTATGCAGTTCAGTCACACTCAGCAAAGCTCGGGGGACTCACACAGGCCACTGAATAAACAGCAGAGATCACATGGTTTCAAGGAACAGGGGCTGGCACGGAACTGATTACCCACAGTGCACTGCAGAGCActgtcagccagccagcagtAGGTTTACATGGAAAAGTTAATGTGTCAGTGTGCTCCTCACTGAATAGTTTTACAAGCGAGAGCATGTCTAAAAGGATCTACAGGTAGAGTCTGAATGCTGAACAAAACGTGAGTTGCAGTCTTTAACATAAGCTCTATTAACAGACAAAAATCAACATGTTTGGTCTAGTCTGGTCAGATTTGCTTTCTAGATAAAATCAGCATGTGCTGTCCTACTGGTACTCATGCTAAGCATAGGGGTGGCTTTCTATGCCTACCCTTCCATGACAAGTTTAATCTGCTCATTTAACATTTCTGAGCCAGTTTTGTCTCGTTATgctttttttcatgaaaacagACACTGGTAGATGAACTGCTTGACAGCGCTGCTGGAGTATACAGTAATGACATTTTCCCACCAACATGACTTCCTGCATTACTGCATTACCTTATTCCTGACTTATTTAgaatatttttaaagcaaaaaaaaaaaaaaaaaaaaaaaaaaaaaaaaaaaaaaaggttgtatACCTTCTACATGTCTCCTAACGGTCCACACAGCATTTGGATTACCAGGAAGTTCAGATACAGCCATCTCTGAGACCTGGAGAAAATGTTTACATACAACATATTGAACATATGCATTCAAACCAACAACATGCCACAAAAGATCACAGCTGTTTTGAGAATCCTGTTTTATTGGTAAACATCAAACTCTCAGTTACAAGCTCCTTTCAGTGAAAACATACACACCTCCAATCCATGTCTAAGAACCCTTAGGG is a window from the Salminus brasiliensis chromosome 13, fSalBra1.hap2, whole genome shotgun sequence genome containing:
- the sf3b3 gene encoding LOW QUALITY PROTEIN: splicing factor 3B subunit 3 (The sequence of the model RefSeq protein was modified relative to this genomic sequence to represent the inferred CDS: inserted 1 base in 1 codon); translated protein: MFLYNLTLQRATGITHAIHGNFSGTKQQEIVVSRGKILELLRPDANTGKVHTLLTMEVFGIIRSLMAFRLTXGTKDYIVVGSDSGRIVILEYQPSKNMFEKVHQETFGKSGCRRIVPGQFLAVDPKGRAVMIGAIEKQKLVYILNRDAAARLTISSPLEAHKANTLVYHVVGVDVGFENPMFACLEMDYEEADNDPTGEAAANTQQTLTFYELDLGLNHVVRKYSEALEEHGNFLITVPGGSDGPSGVLICSENYITYKNFGDQPDIRCPIPRRRNDLDDPERGMIFVCSATHKTKSMFFFLAQTEQGDIFKVTLETDEEMVTEIRMKYFDTIPVATAMCVLKTGFLFVASEFGNHYLYQIAHLGDDDEEPEFSSAMPLEEGDTFFFQPRPLKNLVLVDEQENLSPIMSCQIADLANEDTPQLYVACGRGPRSTLRVLRHGLEVSEMAVSELPGNPNAVWTVRRHVEDEFDAYIIVSFVNATLVLSIGETVEEVTDSGFLGTTPTLSCSLLGEDALVQVYPDGIRHIRADKRVNEWKTPGKKTIVRCAVNQRQVVIALTGGELVYFEMDPSGQLNEYTERKEMSADVVCMSLANVPPGEQRSRFLAVGLVDNTVRIISLDPSDCLQPLSMQALPAQPESLCIVEMGGVEKQDELGEKGTIGFLYLNIGLQNGVLLRTVLDPVTGDLSDTRTRYLGSRPVKLFRVRMQGQEAVLAMSSRSWLSYSYQSRFHLTPLSYETLEYASGFASEQCPEGIVAISTNTLRILALEKLGAVFNQVAFPLQYTPRKFVIHPETNNLILIETDHNAYTEATKAQRKQQMAEEMVEAAGEDERELAAEMAAAFLNENLPEAIFGAPKAGSGQWASLVRLVNPIQGNTLDLVQLEQNEAAFSVTVCRFANGGDDWYVLVGVARDMLLNPRSVGGGYIYTYRLVGGGDKLEFLHKTPVEDVPLAIAPFQGRVLVGVGKLLRIYDLGKKKLLRKCENKHVPNLVTGIHTIGQRVIVSDIQESLFWVRYKRNENQLIIFADDTHPRWVTTACLLDYDTMASADKFGNISIVRLPPNTSDDVDEDPTGNKALWDRGLLNGASQKAEVIMNYHIGETVLSLQKTTLIPGGSESLVYTTLSGSIGILVPFTSHEDHDFFQHLEMHMRSEFPPLCGRDHLSFRSYYFPVKNVIDGDLCEQFNSMDPHKQKSVAEELDRTPPEVSKKLEDIRTRYAF